In Candidatus Chlorohelix allophototropha, one DNA window encodes the following:
- a CDS encoding NHLP bacteriocin export ABC transporter permease/ATPase subunit has translation MSIPAQAQPTTNMPRLLVLNGNQRGVFIPLDFESLKLKPLVLGRSTTNADVVLQSPQNLVSSRHAIISYRAEDGLLIISDPGSTNGTFVNGDRVAGNIPLFPGDWISCADVELVFLLPGPVGAPPPKPARYQVEDNSPGMARLEVVASNIPNLPPGSFCRLTPTRSFVIGRNQSNDMRLIEQGDAQRMVSRKQAEIRWSEQGYLIYDPGATNPSLVNGNPLVGSMLLKEGDTIVIASTTLRFRAPRKPFGGKEKPSAAKTDSRMVVLRHASRLPLYLGPERLGLPQLQEIIIGRDKDGLLRLMDVSISRRHARLFYQNGQLMVDDLGSANGTFVNRELVLQPTQLKLGDHLQIGEFEFVVEDSSQPGSQPVPLGAPVTMQLALEQGAVRVAPAPRVTGFISVVPKPLPPPADYKGTFEEICEKLGTIVNKGGNEPFLLDDPDSFWLVKKGKVEVFAVQLSEGKPVNARHHICSVVPGQALIGLDSARYGGGLGLLGVAVPDTHLLKVPAYHLRYMVKEPQLTGNLSQMLEDWIDHLSRSISGESSTSPIEAALEVGAELELIAQQRVGLKKSGLWVKLLEGSALYFGEEELGSDTGETVFPVFGNSWLLVPSKCRLKPIPSQEILTDPRLWEGLDQFHEIFFRIKVTNIRLMTFEEINRLRRKAEYDTAVAQTALGNLSSIFEDRKAGEEPAYRATRNLLLNACRMIGEARGILIQTAREQFDASGRSNPLDDIARASRIRIREVTLEPDWWKQDIGALLGYWNEGVAGKEAGSPLALLPLSSKRYEVVDPADNSRTVITREIAAQISNTAYVFYRPFPLRIFKAWELIRFGTRGSSGDLVNLLLLSIGVGLLALFIPAITGFLFDTVTPTGNRSLLFQVVVGLIVVTLASVAFQFTRGIAILRFETRLELSTQAALWDKLLELPTSFFRKYTVGDLAVRAMGLDVILQLVGGNVITAVLGSVFSIFSFFQLFAYDAGLAFVALGLIALTLLAVIIFSLWELRFQRTLTELQGKVSGLVLQLITGIAKLRVAGAETRAFGVWAREFTKQRRIAYKARTVSNYQQVFNSILPIITSAVIFAAVDSFKKQGTLTTGSFLAFVAAFGQFQAAMITMVAAFTSVLQAIPLYERIRVILDAEPEVQSGKINPGELNGDIELNHVSFRYSPETPYILNDVSLHIRAGQFIAIVGPSGSGKSTIFRLLLGFEKPESGSILFDNQDLSELDLSAVRRRTGVVMQNGKLMPGDILSNIIGSSPFTVEEAWEAARMAGLEDDIKQMPMGMFTLISEGGSTLSGGQRQRLMIARSIIGKPRILLFDEATSALDNQTQAIVSRSLENLQATRIVIAHRLSTIINADCIYVLQGGNIAEFGTFQELMSRDGLFKDLASRQLA, from the coding sequence ATGTCAATACCTGCACAAGCACAACCTACCACCAATATGCCTCGCCTTTTAGTGCTGAACGGAAACCAGCGCGGAGTATTCATCCCACTTGACTTTGAAAGTTTAAAGCTCAAACCGTTGGTTTTGGGACGTTCCACCACAAATGCCGATGTAGTGCTGCAAAGCCCTCAAAATCTTGTTTCTTCGCGCCACGCTATAATTAGCTATAGGGCTGAGGATGGCTTGCTGATAATCTCAGACCCCGGCTCAACCAATGGCACTTTCGTAAACGGCGACAGGGTAGCGGGTAATATTCCGCTTTTCCCCGGAGATTGGATAAGTTGCGCCGATGTGGAACTGGTTTTCCTTTTACCCGGTCCGGTCGGTGCGCCACCCCCCAAACCTGCCCGTTATCAGGTTGAAGATAATAGCCCCGGTATGGCACGCTTGGAAGTGGTCGCCAGTAATATACCAAACCTACCACCCGGCTCTTTCTGCCGTCTTACGCCAACCCGCTCTTTCGTAATTGGGCGAAATCAAAGTAACGACATGCGATTAATCGAGCAGGGCGATGCACAGCGCATGGTCAGTCGCAAGCAAGCTGAAATACGCTGGTCAGAGCAAGGTTACTTAATCTATGACCCCGGCGCAACCAACCCTTCGCTGGTAAATGGCAATCCTTTAGTCGGCTCAATGCTGCTAAAAGAGGGCGATACTATTGTTATCGCTTCAACCACTTTGCGCTTTCGTGCCCCGCGCAAGCCTTTTGGCGGAAAAGAAAAGCCTTCAGCCGCTAAAACAGATAGTCGGATGGTGGTTTTAAGGCATGCTTCGCGCCTTCCGCTCTATCTGGGACCTGAACGATTAGGGTTGCCGCAACTTCAAGAGATTATCATCGGGCGTGACAAAGATGGTTTGTTGCGTTTGATGGATGTCTCGATCTCACGCCGTCACGCCCGACTTTTTTATCAGAACGGGCAATTAATGGTTGACGACTTGGGTTCTGCCAACGGTACATTTGTAAACCGAGAACTGGTGCTACAACCTACCCAGCTCAAGCTCGGCGACCATTTGCAAATCGGCGAATTTGAATTTGTAGTGGAAGACTCTTCCCAACCCGGTTCTCAACCTGTGCCGCTCGGCGCGCCGGTTACGATGCAATTGGCGTTGGAGCAAGGCGCAGTTCGGGTTGCTCCCGCTCCCAGAGTTACCGGATTTATTTCAGTTGTGCCTAAGCCGCTCCCCCCTCCGGCTGATTATAAGGGTACCTTTGAAGAAATTTGTGAAAAGCTCGGTACTATTGTTAATAAGGGCGGCAACGAGCCATTTCTATTAGATGACCCAGACAGCTTCTGGCTTGTCAAAAAGGGTAAAGTAGAAGTGTTTGCGGTGCAGTTAAGCGAAGGCAAGCCAGTAAATGCGCGCCACCATATTTGCTCTGTAGTTCCCGGTCAGGCTTTAATCGGGTTGGACTCTGCCAGATATGGTGGTGGGCTTGGGTTGTTGGGAGTAGCGGTACCAGACACCCATTTGCTTAAAGTACCTGCCTACCATTTGCGCTATATGGTTAAAGAGCCGCAACTGACCGGAAATTTGTCGCAAATGCTGGAGGACTGGATAGATCACCTTTCGCGCAGTATTAGCGGAGAAAGTAGCACCTCACCTATTGAAGCAGCCTTGGAAGTCGGCGCTGAATTGGAATTGATTGCCCAACAACGAGTTGGTTTGAAAAAGAGCGGATTATGGGTAAAGTTGCTGGAAGGAAGCGCGCTATATTTCGGGGAAGAAGAGCTTGGCTCTGATACAGGCGAAACGGTTTTCCCGGTTTTCGGCAATAGCTGGCTTTTAGTGCCCTCCAAATGTCGTTTGAAACCAATCCCCTCTCAAGAAATATTGACAGACCCGCGTCTTTGGGAGGGGCTGGATCAGTTCCATGAAATCTTCTTTCGGATAAAAGTCACCAATATTCGCTTGATGACTTTTGAAGAAATTAACCGCTTGAGAAGAAAAGCCGAATATGATACAGCGGTTGCTCAAACGGCTTTAGGTAATCTTTCTTCTATATTTGAAGACCGCAAAGCAGGCGAAGAACCGGCTTATCGGGCTACCCGCAATCTGTTGCTAAATGCTTGCCGCATGATCGGGGAAGCGCGGGGAATTTTAATCCAAACTGCCCGTGAACAATTCGATGCTTCCGGTCGAAGCAATCCCCTTGACGATATTGCCAGGGCTTCGCGTATTCGCATACGGGAAGTAACCCTTGAACCGGATTGGTGGAAGCAGGATATCGGAGCTTTATTAGGCTATTGGAATGAGGGGGTGGCAGGAAAAGAAGCGGGTAGCCCCTTGGCGTTATTGCCCCTTTCCAGCAAACGCTATGAGGTAGTTGACCCTGCCGATAATAGTAGAACGGTGATCACTCGCGAAATAGCCGCCCAGATTTCCAATACTGCTTATGTTTTTTATCGCCCCTTCCCGCTGAGAATATTTAAAGCATGGGAATTGATACGCTTCGGTACACGCGGTTCAAGCGGTGATTTGGTCAACCTGCTTTTGTTGAGTATCGGAGTTGGGTTGCTGGCGCTTTTTATACCGGCAATAACCGGATTCCTGTTTGATACCGTAACACCTACAGGGAATCGCTCCCTATTATTCCAAGTAGTGGTTGGGCTGATAGTGGTAACTCTAGCCTCGGTAGCTTTTCAGTTTACCCGTGGGATTGCAATATTAAGGTTTGAGACAAGGCTTGAATTATCCACCCAAGCCGCGCTCTGGGATAAATTGCTCGAATTACCCACCTCTTTCTTCCGCAAATATACTGTCGGTGATTTGGCGGTAAGGGCGATGGGTCTGGATGTAATTCTGCAATTGGTGGGCGGAAATGTAATAACTGCCGTGTTAGGCAGCGTGTTTTCAATTTTCAGCTTTTTCCAGCTATTTGCCTACGATGCCGGCTTAGCTTTTGTAGCGCTTGGCTTGATTGCTCTAACCCTGCTGGCGGTTATTATTTTTAGCTTGTGGGAATTGCGTTTTCAGCGCACCCTTACCGAATTGCAGGGCAAGGTTTCTGGTCTGGTGTTGCAACTTATCACCGGAATTGCAAAGTTGCGGGTAGCAGGCGCAGAAACTCGCGCTTTTGGAGTATGGGCGCGTGAATTTACCAAGCAACGCCGGATTGCTTATAAAGCGCGGACTGTCAGCAATTACCAGCAAGTATTTAACTCGATACTGCCTATAATAACCAGCGCGGTTATCTTTGCAGCAGTAGATAGTTTTAAGAAACAGGGTACGCTTACCACCGGCTCATTCCTTGCATTTGTGGCGGCATTCGGTCAATTCCAAGCGGCTATGATTACAATGGTAGCAGCCTTCACTTCAGTTTTACAAGCAATACCCTTGTATGAACGAATTCGCGTAATACTGGATGCCGAGCCGGAGGTGCAATCCGGCAAAATTAATCCCGGTGAGCTTAACGGCGACATCGAGTTGAATCATGTCTCTTTCCGCTATAGTCCTGAGACTCCCTATATCCTGAATGATGTATCTTTGCATATTCGCGCCGGGCAATTTATTGCGATTGTGGGACCTTCCGGTTCTGGTAAATCTACTATCTTCCGCTTGTTGCTAGGCTTTGAAAAACCTGAATCTGGCTCGATTCTGTTTGATAATCAGGATTTATCCGAACTTGACCTATCGGCTGTGCGCAGACGTACCGGGGTAGTAATGCAAAACGGTAAATTAATGCCGGGCGATATTCTGAGTAATATCATCGGTTCAAGCCCGTTTACCGTTGAAGAAGCATGGGAAGCCGCCAGAATGGCAGGGCTTGAGGACGATATTAAGCAAATGCCGATGGGCATGTTCACTTTAATCTCTGAAGGAGGTTCGACCCTATCAGGTGGTCAACGCCAACGACTAATGATAGCCCGCTCAATTATCGGTAAGCCCCGTATCCTGCTGTTTGATGAGGCGACCAGCGCGTTGGATAACCAGACTCAAGCGATTGTTAGCCGCAGCCTTGAAAATTTGCAGGCAACCCGGATTGTGATTGCCCACCGCCTTAGCACTATAATCAATGCCGATTGTATTTATGTGTTACAAGGCGGGAATATTGCTGAATTTGGAACTTTTCAAGAGCTAATGAGCCGAGATGGTCTTTTCAAAGATTTGGCTTCACGACAACTAGCCTGA
- a CDS encoding NHLP family bacteriocin export ABC transporter peptidase/permease/ATPase subunit, whose translation MRVKTPTVLQMEAVECGAAALAIILAYLGRWVPLEELRVACGVSRDGSKASNVVKAARTYGLTAKGFRKEPQSLPEMQMPVIVHWKFNHFLVVEGFSNGKVFLNDPASGPYAVTSEEFDESFTGVVLTFEPTAEFHKGGKKFDVVAALRSRLIGSGSALLFVILAGLSLVIPGLIVPSFTRIFVDYYLVRELNSWLVPLLLGMVATLLLTAALTWVREYYLLRLETKLAASMSGKFLWHVLRLPMEYYLQRYAGEIGGRVSINDQVAYLLSGRLASTFLDIIAIFFYAILMFIYDPLLTLVGIFFAFLNIVALRYVARKRVDLNQRVLQESGKMTGVAMSGLYTIETLKAIGRESDFFSRWAGYQAKLARARQEMAVYTQYLSIVPPLLTALNTTAILTLGSMKVIEGQLSIGMLIAFQSLMYAFLAPVNKLVDLGSTLQDVQGGLKRLDDVLGNKADTALDAKEDWSDQSKRQPRLTGYLELKNLKFGYSRLESPLIENFNLTLQPGSRVALVGGSGSGKSTVAKLVSGLYQSWEGEILFDGKPRTDIPRSVITNSLAVVDQDIFLFEGSVRDNLTMWDPTIPDQQVIQASKDAGIHNEIAARPGGYASNVAEEGVNFSGGQRQRLEIARALAGNPAVLILDEATSALDPVTESLIDQNLRRRGCTCLIIAHRLSTIRDCDEIIVLERGKIVQRGTHEQMKNVKGPYSRLIATE comes from the coding sequence ATGCGGGTCAAAACCCCCACTGTGCTGCAAATGGAAGCCGTGGAATGCGGTGCAGCCGCGCTTGCCATTATCTTGGCATATTTAGGACGATGGGTTCCTCTGGAAGAATTAAGAGTTGCTTGTGGCGTTTCGCGCGATGGCAGCAAGGCAAGCAACGTGGTTAAAGCGGCACGTACCTATGGGCTAACCGCAAAGGGCTTTCGAAAAGAGCCACAAAGCCTGCCTGAAATGCAGATGCCAGTTATAGTCCACTGGAAATTTAACCATTTTCTAGTGGTGGAAGGTTTTAGCAACGGCAAAGTATTTCTGAATGACCCTGCCAGTGGTCCCTATGCGGTTACGTCAGAAGAGTTTGACGAGTCGTTTACCGGGGTAGTGCTGACATTTGAGCCAACCGCCGAATTTCACAAAGGTGGAAAGAAATTCGATGTAGTGGCAGCTTTGCGTAGTCGCCTTATTGGTTCTGGTTCTGCCTTGCTTTTTGTGATTTTGGCAGGGTTAAGCTTAGTTATTCCGGGTTTGATAGTACCATCTTTTACCCGCATCTTTGTGGATTACTACCTCGTTCGAGAATTAAATTCCTGGCTAGTACCTCTTTTGCTGGGAATGGTGGCTACATTATTGCTCACTGCCGCTTTAACATGGGTACGCGAGTATTATCTTTTGAGGCTGGAAACCAAACTTGCTGCCAGCATGTCGGGTAAATTTCTCTGGCATGTTTTACGTTTGCCGATGGAGTATTACTTGCAACGCTATGCCGGTGAAATCGGTGGGCGTGTTTCGATAAATGATCAGGTGGCATATCTGTTATCTGGCAGATTGGCATCCACCTTCCTTGATATTATCGCAATTTTTTTCTACGCTATTCTGATGTTTATCTACGATCCACTCCTGACTCTGGTGGGTATATTTTTCGCCTTTTTGAATATAGTAGCCTTGCGCTATGTAGCGCGAAAGAGAGTTGACCTTAACCAGAGAGTATTACAGGAATCCGGGAAAATGACCGGCGTAGCGATGTCGGGTTTGTACACTATCGAAACCCTTAAAGCGATCGGACGCGAGTCGGATTTCTTCTCCCGATGGGCAGGCTATCAGGCAAAACTGGCAAGAGCGCGTCAGGAAATGGCGGTTTACACCCAATATCTATCCATAGTGCCACCCTTGCTGACTGCCTTGAATACTACTGCCATTCTAACCTTGGGTAGTATGAAAGTAATAGAAGGTCAATTGAGTATCGGCATGCTGATAGCCTTCCAAAGCTTGATGTACGCTTTTCTTGCGCCGGTAAACAAATTAGTGGACTTGGGTAGCACTTTGCAAGATGTACAGGGCGGACTAAAGCGGTTGGATGACGTGCTTGGCAATAAAGCGGATACCGCATTGGATGCAAAGGAAGATTGGAGTGACCAATCCAAGCGACAACCTAGGCTGACCGGATATCTGGAATTAAAGAATTTGAAATTCGGTTACAGTCGTCTGGAGTCGCCTCTAATAGAAAACTTTAACCTGACGCTTCAACCCGGCAGCCGGGTAGCGTTGGTGGGGGGCAGTGGGAGCGGTAAATCTACCGTTGCAAAACTGGTTTCGGGTCTTTACCAATCGTGGGAAGGCGAGATATTGTTTGACGGCAAGCCCCGTACCGACATACCCCGCAGCGTAATTACAAACTCATTGGCAGTTGTAGATCAGGACATATTCCTGTTTGAAGGCTCGGTACGCGACAATCTAACAATGTGGGATCCTACTATACCTGATCAACAAGTGATTCAGGCTTCCAAAGATGCGGGAATACACAATGAAATTGCTGCTCGCCCCGGAGGGTATGCCTCAAATGTAGCCGAAGAAGGCGTAAATTTTAGCGGTGGTCAACGCCAACGCCTTGAAATAGCCCGCGCTTTAGCGGGAAATCCGGCAGTATTGATACTGGATGAAGCTACTAGCGCGCTAGACCCGGTAACAGAAAGCTTGATAGATCAAAACCTGCGTCGTCGCGGCTGTACCTGCCTGATTATCGCTCACCGACTCAGCACAATTCGAGATTGTGATGAGATTATCGTATTGGAGAGAGGTAAAATCGTACAACGTGGCACTCACGAACAGATGAAGAATGTTAAAGGTCCTTATTCACGCCTGATTGCGACGGAATAG
- a CDS encoding biotin/lipoyl-containing protein — protein MSNIFRQNALNKLSTPEDLDKTIRVTERRGWIALAGLALVLVIALVWAIFGSIPTVLRGTGLLYSPDAIKEVTTPDAGFVTDISVRSGDTVKDGQVIAKIKNQSGADVELRSPGDGTVLDVLVEKGSPLQALASVVNIELSGKPLQGVVFVSLGDGKRIKPGMKVQLSPSSVRAEESGFLLGTVSLVSQFPVSAQSLLVQLKSRELVEALASGAPLIRVDVALEKDSTFSEFKWTTGSGPHLKLTGGTLASANLVLGEQRPITLILPVFQQEGN, from the coding sequence ATGTCTAATATTTTCCGTCAGAACGCGCTTAATAAGCTCTCTACACCTGAAGACCTAGATAAAACAATCAGGGTTACAGAAAGGCGCGGTTGGATAGCCCTTGCCGGGTTGGCATTAGTTTTGGTAATCGCACTTGTCTGGGCAATTTTTGGCAGTATTCCTACCGTATTGCGAGGTACTGGACTTCTTTACAGCCCAGATGCGATAAAAGAAGTCACCACACCCGATGCCGGATTTGTAACTGATATCAGCGTGCGTTCCGGGGATACGGTAAAAGATGGGCAGGTTATTGCCAAAATCAAGAACCAATCGGGCGCAGACGTTGAGCTACGCAGTCCGGGCGATGGAACTGTGCTGGATGTGCTGGTGGAAAAAGGCTCTCCCCTTCAGGCGTTAGCTTCGGTAGTGAATATTGAATTGAGCGGCAAACCTTTACAAGGGGTAGTTTTCGTATCGCTAGGCGATGGCAAACGGATAAAACCCGGCATGAAGGTGCAGCTTTCCCCTTCCTCGGTTCGCGCAGAAGAATCTGGTTTCCTTTTGGGTACAGTAAGCTTAGTCTCACAATTTCCGGTTTCGGCGCAAAGCCTATTGGTTCAGCTTAAAAGCCGCGAACTGGTTGAGGCGCTGGCTTCCGGCGCACCATTAATCAGGGTTGACGTAGCGCTCGAAAAAGATTCTACTTTTAGCGAATTTAAATGGACAACCGGAAGTGGTCCGCATCTTAAACTTACCGGCGGAACGCTTGCAAGCGCGAATCTGGTGCTTGGCGAGCAACGTCCGATTACCCTGATATTGCCTGTATTCCAGCAGGAGGGTAACTGA
- a CDS encoding HAD family hydrolase — MFEGIIYELDGLMVDTELTHIRAWSECVQKFNVELSENLLLDLLGKRTFDIADYIRHRYNLPVSPIELHESWREIFMQLVEEKLEPKPGLIESLQMFKDYEFKLAIICTGPRDYLYYVLENLGLDEAFDVIVAGDMVQQGYPDPTFHIACGETFALHPSSVLSLTCRRDGVEAAANAGMKSICIPGYHTPRWRAMGASLVLSSLGELNLSIIRSLWTEPNSDFGPRPQPQLFPHRNR; from the coding sequence ATGTTTGAAGGTATTATTTATGAGCTTGATGGCTTGATGGTTGATACCGAATTGACCCACATTCGTGCATGGAGCGAATGTGTGCAAAAATTCAATGTTGAGCTAAGCGAAAATTTATTATTGGATTTATTGGGCAAACGTACTTTTGATATTGCCGATTATATACGCCATCGTTATAATCTGCCGGTAAGCCCCATCGAGCTTCATGAAAGTTGGCGTGAAATATTCATGCAACTGGTAGAAGAAAAGCTTGAACCAAAACCGGGCTTGATAGAATCCCTTCAAATGTTCAAGGATTATGAGTTTAAGTTGGCGATAATCTGCACCGGACCACGCGACTATTTATACTATGTATTAGAAAACTTGGGGCTTGATGAAGCGTTCGATGTGATTGTAGCCGGTGATATGGTTCAACAAGGTTATCCTGATCCAACTTTTCATATAGCTTGTGGTGAAACTTTTGCGCTGCACCCTTCTTCTGTACTATCGTTAACCTGTCGTAGAGATGGCGTGGAAGCGGCAGCCAACGCCGGAATGAAATCTATTTGCATTCCCGGCTACCATACCCCACGCTGGCGGGCAATGGGCGCAAGCCTTGTATTATCCAGTCTAGGAGAACTGAATCTTTCAATCATCCGTTCACTCTGGACAGAACCTAACTCAGATTTTGGTCCACGTCCACAGCCACAGCTTTTCCCACATCGCAACCGTTAA